Proteins co-encoded in one Oceanococcus atlanticus genomic window:
- a CDS encoding YgiQ family radical SAM protein — translation MSSPAVSLPSNLPRQRLYDYPKYWAECYDKAPFLPTTRAEMDALGWDSCDVVIVTGDAYVDHPSFGMAIIGRLLEDQGFRVGIIAQPDWNRPQDFLSLGVPNLCFGVAAGNMDSMINRYTADRKPRSDDAYTPGGQAGARPDRCSIIYTQQCRAVAPNTPIILGGIEASLRRIAHYDYWQDKVRRSILADAPADILLYGNAERAVVEVVQRLARGDEIEAITDVRGTAFWRQDTPADVLEIDSTRIDRPGRIDRIVNPYVNTQEMDDCELERRNQQQLDPSAEKPLRFMPHPQRDRDRTVIRLPAFEKVRNDKALYAHANRVLHLETNPGNARALVQRHGHRDLWLNAPAQPLSTEEMDYVFGQPFARVPHPRYKGERIPAYEMIRFSVNIMRGCFGGCTFCSITEHEGRIIQNRSQASILNEVQEIRDKVPGFTGVISDLGGPTANMYRIACKDPKIEAACRKPSCVYPGICENLNTDHSALTQLYRETRKLPGVKKVLIASGLRYDLAVKDPEYVKELVTHHVGGYLKIAPEHTENAPLSKMMKPGIGTYDEFKALFEKFTAEAGKEQYLIPYFIAAHPGTTDEDMLNLALWLKKYGFRADQVQAFYPSPMATATAMYHTEKNPLRKVGYKSEAVSTPKSAEQRKLHKAFLRYHDPANWDLLHATLLRMGRGDLIGDKAHCLIPASKPDSNYQAPRRKNSAQAERKRRGKKLLTQHTGLPPRNDGSAPNKRRKKRR, via the coding sequence ATGTCTTCGCCCGCTGTGTCCCTGCCGTCCAACCTGCCGCGTCAGCGGCTATACGACTACCCCAAGTACTGGGCGGAGTGCTATGACAAAGCACCATTCCTGCCCACCACGCGGGCGGAAATGGATGCGCTGGGCTGGGATTCCTGTGACGTCGTGATCGTCACGGGCGATGCCTATGTCGACCATCCGTCATTCGGCATGGCCATCATCGGTCGACTGCTGGAGGATCAGGGTTTTCGCGTGGGCATCATCGCCCAGCCGGACTGGAACCGGCCGCAGGACTTTCTCAGTCTGGGCGTGCCCAATCTGTGTTTCGGCGTGGCTGCCGGCAACATGGATTCGATGATCAACCGCTACACAGCCGATCGCAAACCGCGCTCGGATGACGCTTACACACCGGGCGGGCAGGCCGGCGCGCGCCCCGATCGCTGCAGCATCATTTACACCCAGCAATGCCGCGCGGTGGCGCCGAATACGCCGATCATCTTGGGCGGCATTGAAGCGTCGCTGCGACGCATTGCGCACTACGATTACTGGCAGGACAAGGTGCGCCGCTCCATCCTGGCCGATGCGCCGGCCGACATTCTGCTTTACGGCAACGCCGAGCGGGCCGTGGTTGAAGTGGTGCAACGTCTGGCCCGTGGTGATGAGATCGAGGCCATCACCGATGTGCGCGGCACCGCCTTCTGGCGCCAGGACACGCCTGCCGACGTGCTCGAAATTGATTCCACCCGTATCGATCGGCCGGGCCGCATCGACCGTATCGTCAATCCCTACGTCAACACCCAGGAGATGGACGACTGCGAACTCGAGCGGCGCAATCAGCAACAGCTGGACCCATCGGCCGAGAAGCCCCTGCGCTTCATGCCGCATCCGCAACGTGACCGCGATCGCACGGTGATCCGTCTGCCGGCTTTCGAAAAGGTGCGCAACGACAAAGCACTGTACGCCCACGCCAACCGCGTGCTGCATCTGGAAACCAATCCCGGCAACGCCCGCGCGCTGGTGCAGCGCCATGGTCACCGTGATCTGTGGCTCAACGCGCCGGCCCAGCCCTTGTCGACCGAAGAGATGGATTACGTGTTCGGGCAGCCGTTCGCCCGCGTGCCGCACCCGCGCTACAAGGGCGAGCGTATTCCGGCCTACGAGATGATCCGCTTCTCGGTCAACATCATGCGCGGCTGCTTTGGCGGCTGCACCTTCTGTTCGATCACCGAGCATGAAGGGCGCATCATTCAGAACCGCTCGCAGGCCTCCATACTCAATGAGGTCCAGGAAATCCGCGACAAGGTGCCTGGCTTTACCGGAGTGATCTCCGATCTGGGCGGTCCGACCGCCAACATGTACCGCATCGCGTGCAAGGACCCCAAGATCGAAGCGGCCTGCCGCAAACCTTCCTGCGTGTATCCCGGCATCTGCGAAAACCTCAACACCGACCATTCCGCGCTGACCCAGCTGTATCGGGAAACGCGCAAGTTGCCCGGCGTTAAGAAGGTGCTGATCGCCTCCGGTCTGCGTTATGACCTGGCGGTGAAAGATCCGGAATACGTCAAGGAACTGGTCACCCACCATGTCGGCGGGTATCTGAAAATTGCGCCGGAGCACACCGAGAACGCGCCGCTGTCCAAAATGATGAAGCCGGGCATTGGCACCTACGATGAATTCAAGGCGCTGTTCGAAAAATTCACCGCCGAAGCCGGCAAAGAGCAGTACCTCATCCCGTACTTCATTGCCGCCCACCCCGGCACCACCGATGAGGACATGCTCAATCTTGCGCTGTGGCTGAAGAAATACGGGTTCCGCGCGGATCAGGTGCAGGCGTTTTATCCCTCACCCATGGCCACCGCCACGGCCATGTACCACACCGAGAAGAACCCGCTGCGCAAGGTCGGTTACAAGAGCGAAGCGGTCAGCACACCGAAAAGTGCCGAACAGCGCAAGCTGCACAAAGCCTTTCTGCGTTATCACGATCCGGCGAACTGGGATCTGCTTCACGCCACTTTGCTGCGCATGGGGCGGGGGGATCTGATTGGTGACAAGGCGCATTGCCTGATTCCTGCCAGCAAGCCGGACAGCAACTATCAGGCCCCGCGGCGCAAGAACTCGGCTCAGGCCGAGCGCAAACGTCGCGGCAAGAAGCTGCTGACCCAGCACACCGGGTTGCCGCCGCGCAATGATGGCAGCGCACCGAACAAGCGGCGCAAGAAGCGGCGCTGA
- a CDS encoding ferredoxin reductase produces the protein MSGTTNNASGRWSQNLRQGVKSLLKSRIAETLAYPHGVDRYLEYINPAWSLNEIRASVVSKCSQTSDTVTLKLRPNSNWQGFKPGQYLRFSVSIDGSLRTRCFSPVQSAHADDGLIEITAKLPADAFVTRHMRDRLDIGDVVTLSQAEGEFALPDTRPQRIVLISGGSGITPVMSMLRTLCDEGHQGAITFLHYNNRYSDQLYADELDALSHMHPNLKVLRCYAQDTHGELNGLFSEAQLAAAIPDFDTAETFLCGPPGLMQAVETVYAARACTHRLHVERFTLAATPVTSENPAGDVRFARSERLAANSGQTLLEQAESAGLRPEHGCRMGVCYACTCRKTSGRVRDLRTGQLSEDGEQDIQICVSVPEGSVTLDI, from the coding sequence ATGAGTGGCACCACCAACAACGCGTCAGGCCGCTGGTCACAGAACCTGCGCCAGGGCGTGAAAAGCCTGCTGAAATCCAGGATTGCCGAAACCCTGGCCTACCCCCACGGCGTCGATCGCTATCTGGAATACATCAACCCGGCCTGGTCGCTGAACGAAATTCGCGCCAGCGTGGTTTCCAAATGTTCACAAACCAGCGACACGGTCACGCTCAAGCTGCGCCCCAATAGCAACTGGCAAGGTTTCAAGCCCGGCCAGTACCTGCGTTTCAGCGTCAGCATCGACGGCAGTCTGCGCACCCGCTGCTTTTCGCCGGTGCAATCGGCCCATGCTGACGACGGCCTGATCGAGATCACCGCCAAACTGCCCGCTGACGCCTTTGTTACCCGTCACATGCGGGATCGCCTTGATATCGGCGATGTGGTCACGCTGTCGCAGGCCGAAGGCGAATTCGCCCTGCCCGACACCCGCCCTCAGCGCATCGTGCTGATCAGTGGCGGCAGCGGCATCACGCCGGTCATGTCGATGCTGCGCACCCTGTGCGATGAAGGTCACCAGGGCGCCATCACCTTCCTGCACTACAACAACCGTTACAGCGACCAGCTGTATGCCGACGAACTCGACGCACTGAGTCACATGCACCCCAATCTGAAGGTGCTGCGCTGCTACGCCCAGGACACGCACGGCGAACTCAACGGCCTGTTCAGCGAGGCTCAACTGGCGGCGGCGATTCCAGATTTTGATACTGCGGAAACCTTTCTGTGCGGACCGCCCGGCCTGATGCAGGCGGTGGAAACGGTTTATGCCGCACGGGCCTGCACACACAGGTTGCACGTGGAACGTTTCACGCTGGCCGCCACGCCGGTGACCAGCGAAAACCCGGCTGGCGATGTGCGCTTTGCCCGCAGCGAGCGACTCGCCGCCAACTCCGGCCAGACCTTGCTGGAACAGGCCGAAAGCGCTGGCCTGCGTCCTGAGCACGGCTGCCGCATGGGCGTGTGCTACGCCTGCACCTGCCGTAAAACCAGTGGCCGGGTGCGTGACCTGCGCACCGGACAGCTGAGCGAAGACGGCGAACAAGACATCCAGATCTGCGTGAGCGTGCCTGAAGGCAGCGTCACGCTGGACATCTGA
- a CDS encoding fatty acid desaturase family protein: MSVFNRLSEEQFEDIGRRFDAIRSDVLADLGERDETYIRTLVKRQRQLEIGGRIMMMLPPTWPLAVAALSASKILDNMEIGHNVMHGQYDFMNDPALNSRDFDWDTADTAKNWKATHNHEHHTYTNVINRDHDIGYGLLRMSEEQPWEPRFLANLPLTVVLHTFFQHFVAVQNLKLEDVLVYKTKSGKQLREDFKPVWKKMRKQLAKDYLLFPLLAGPMAPLVFVGNVAANLARNVWACAVIFNGHFPEEVEQFPESVVESETRGQWYVRQLLGSANFSGGRLMHIMSGNLSFQIEHHLFPDLPAHRYAEISPRVRAICEEFGLPYNTGSFWRQTLSTWKRIARLSLPSRSRNTPSSDDGDNTQELPLAA, encoded by the coding sequence ATGAGCGTATTTAACCGCCTGAGTGAAGAGCAGTTCGAGGACATTGGCCGCCGCTTTGATGCGATCCGCAGCGACGTGCTGGCTGATCTGGGCGAGCGTGACGAGACTTACATCCGCACGCTGGTCAAGCGTCAGCGTCAGCTGGAGATCGGTGGCCGCATCATGATGATGCTGCCGCCGACCTGGCCTCTGGCCGTCGCCGCACTGTCGGCTTCGAAGATTCTCGACAACATGGAAATCGGCCACAACGTGATGCACGGCCAGTACGATTTCATGAATGATCCCGCGCTCAACTCGCGTGATTTCGACTGGGACACCGCTGACACTGCCAAGAACTGGAAAGCCACCCACAATCACGAGCATCACACCTACACCAATGTGATCAACCGTGACCACGACATCGGCTACGGCCTGCTGCGCATGTCGGAAGAACAGCCGTGGGAGCCGCGCTTTCTGGCCAATCTGCCGCTGACCGTGGTCCTGCACACCTTCTTCCAGCATTTCGTTGCGGTGCAAAACCTCAAGCTGGAAGACGTTCTGGTCTACAAGACCAAAAGCGGCAAGCAGCTGCGTGAGGACTTCAAGCCGGTGTGGAAGAAGATGCGCAAGCAGCTGGCCAAGGACTACCTGCTGTTTCCGCTGCTGGCCGGACCGATGGCGCCGCTGGTGTTCGTTGGCAACGTGGCGGCCAACCTGGCCCGCAACGTGTGGGCCTGTGCGGTGATCTTCAACGGCCACTTCCCCGAAGAGGTCGAGCAGTTTCCGGAGTCGGTGGTCGAGAGCGAAACCCGCGGCCAGTGGTATGTCCGCCAGCTGCTGGGCTCGGCCAACTTCAGCGGCGGCCGCCTGATGCACATCATGAGCGGCAACCTGAGCTTCCAGATCGAACATCACCTGTTCCCCGATCTGCCGGCGCACCGTTACGCCGAAATCTCGCCCAGGGTGCGCGCCATCTGTGAAGAGTTTGGCCTGCCCTACAACACCGGCTCGTTCTGGCGCCAGACCCTGTCGACCTGGAAGCGCATCGCGCGCCTGTCGCTGCCCAGCCGCAGCCGCAACACGCCGAGCAGCGATGACGGCGACAACACCCAGGAATTGCCTCTGGCGGCCTGA
- a CDS encoding gamma-glutamylcyclotransferase family protein, with protein MSRLIYFAYGSNMAAARLGARIRDIRNLGLAHLPGHRLTFEQRSELDGSGKCDASPTGQAQDQVIGVLWDIPAEEIHVLDGFEGPGYRRASVWLQRERDCVCGEIYLARERHADVLPWHWYKHHVLFGARENRLPDSYIAHIAQATHNVDPDAARSAREMAIYA; from the coding sequence GTGTCACGACTGATCTATTTCGCCTACGGCTCCAACATGGCCGCCGCGCGCCTGGGCGCCCGCATCCGCGACATCCGCAATCTGGGTCTGGCCCACCTGCCCGGCCATCGCCTGACCTTTGAACAGCGCAGCGAGCTGGATGGCTCGGGCAAATGCGACGCCAGCCCCACCGGTCAGGCCCAGGATCAGGTAATCGGCGTGCTGTGGGACATACCGGCCGAGGAAATCCATGTGCTCGACGGTTTCGAAGGCCCGGGCTACCGCCGCGCCAGTGTCTGGCTGCAGCGCGAACGCGACTGCGTATGCGGCGAGATCTATCTGGCCCGTGAACGCCACGCCGACGTACTGCCGTGGCACTGGTACAAGCACCATGTGCTGTTTGGCGCGCGCGAAAACCGCTTGCCCGACAGCTACATCGCGCACATTGCCCAGGCCACCCACAACGTGGACCCGGACGCCGCACGCAGCGCCCGGGAAATGGCCATCTACGCCTGA
- a CDS encoding class I SAM-dependent methyltransferase — MKPAALLLVMSALMPLASAQASQNAALRAAIDGEHRTASFRARDDARHPYQTLEFFGITPDMTVVELWPGGGWYSEILAPYLKPHGVLYAAHFDPETEIEYFRRSRQRYEAKLAADPQTYSQVRLSVFDPPHKLEIAPPGSADAVLTFRNVHNWYMRGGGEDKLSAAFRAMYVALKPGGILGVVDHRLPPERPFSDQDASGYMRTDLVIDVAREVGFELVDGSEINANPADTADHPKGVWTLPPSLRLGEENADYYLTIGESDRMTLKFVKPQLN, encoded by the coding sequence ATGAAACCCGCTGCTTTATTGCTCGTCATGAGCGCCTTGATGCCCTTGGCCAGTGCCCAGGCATCGCAGAATGCCGCCTTGCGCGCAGCCATTGATGGCGAGCACCGCACGGCCTCGTTTCGCGCCCGCGATGATGCCCGTCATCCGTACCAGACCCTGGAGTTTTTCGGCATCACGCCGGATATGACGGTGGTCGAGTTGTGGCCGGGTGGAGGCTGGTACAGCGAGATTCTGGCGCCGTATTTAAAACCCCACGGGGTGCTGTATGCGGCGCATTTCGATCCTGAAACCGAGATCGAATATTTTCGCCGTTCGCGGCAGCGCTACGAGGCCAAGCTGGCCGCCGATCCGCAGACTTACTCGCAGGTCCGGCTGAGCGTGTTTGATCCGCCGCACAAGCTGGAGATTGCGCCGCCCGGCAGCGCCGATGCGGTGCTGACCTTCCGTAATGTGCACAACTGGTACATGCGTGGCGGCGGGGAAGACAAGCTGAGCGCCGCGTTCAGGGCCATGTATGTGGCCCTCAAGCCGGGCGGTATTCTTGGTGTGGTCGATCATCGACTGCCGCCCGAGCGGCCTTTTTCAGATCAGGACGCCAGTGGTTACATGCGCACGGATCTGGTCATCGATGTGGCCCGCGAGGTTGGTTTCGAGCTGGTCGATGGGTCGGAGATCAATGCCAATCCGGCGGATACCGCGGACCATCCCAAGGGGGTTTGGACCCTGCCTCCGTCCTTGCGTCTGGGCGAGGAGAATGCGGACTACTACCTGACCATTGGCGAAAGCGACCGCATGACGCTCAAGTTCGTCAAACCGCAGCTCAATTGA
- a CDS encoding BCCT family transporter: MVRWVRAILTRCTSRSISICKEAAVSEELQSAFDTDFEAGQDNVQVFGLDLHNPVFFISSLLVVVFVIGTLVFPDQALSTLNGAKAFAINHFDWLFMLGGNIFVLFCLAMIVLPMGRIRLGGDDAKPEFSRASWLAMLFAAGMGIGLMFWSVAEPVAYFTGWYGTPLNVEAGTPEAMRLAMGATMYHWGFHPWAIYGVVALALAYFAFNHDMPLTMRSAFYPLLGERCWGWPGHVVDTLAVLATIFGLATSLGLGAQQAASGLGFLFDVSSGLNTQIAIIFGVTTVALLSVLRGIDGGVKLLSNINMALALLLLVFVIAAGAGLGIFAQAASTATSYLSNLVPLSGWAGREDDTFLHGWTVFYWAWWVSWSPFVGMFIARISRGRTIREFMIAVLLVPTAVTVIWMSAFGGAALEQVQGGVGELAGGIGDVSLALFQMLEQLPWAGITSFMAIILVLVFFVTSSDSGSLVIDSITAGGKVDAPVAQRVFWAVMEGMIAGALLYGGGKQALDALQAGAISTGLPFTVLLLVMCVSLYRGLRLDVRHRMAAASNN; the protein is encoded by the coding sequence ATGGTCAGGTGGGTGAGGGCGATTTTGACGCGTTGTACCTCTCGATCGATTTCTATCTGTAAGGAGGCTGCCGTGTCAGAAGAACTGCAATCTGCATTCGATACCGACTTTGAAGCCGGGCAAGACAACGTTCAGGTCTTTGGGTTGGATCTGCACAACCCGGTGTTCTTTATCAGCTCGTTGCTGGTCGTGGTGTTCGTGATCGGAACCCTGGTTTTTCCGGATCAGGCCTTGAGCACGCTCAACGGCGCCAAAGCCTTTGCTATCAACCATTTCGACTGGCTGTTCATGTTGGGCGGTAATATCTTTGTGCTGTTCTGCCTGGCCATGATCGTGTTGCCGATGGGCCGCATACGCCTGGGTGGAGATGATGCAAAGCCCGAATTTTCCCGCGCCTCGTGGCTGGCCATGCTATTTGCTGCTGGCATGGGGATCGGTTTGATGTTCTGGAGTGTGGCCGAGCCGGTGGCCTATTTCACCGGTTGGTACGGCACGCCGCTGAATGTCGAGGCTGGCACGCCGGAGGCCATGCGGCTGGCCATGGGGGCGACCATGTATCACTGGGGCTTCCATCCCTGGGCGATCTACGGCGTGGTGGCGCTGGCGCTGGCCTACTTCGCGTTCAACCACGATATGCCCCTGACCATGCGTTCGGCGTTCTATCCGTTGCTCGGCGAGCGCTGCTGGGGCTGGCCCGGACATGTGGTCGACACCCTGGCGGTGCTGGCCACGATATTTGGCCTGGCCACCTCGCTGGGACTGGGCGCGCAACAAGCGGCCAGCGGGCTGGGCTTTCTGTTCGATGTGTCATCCGGGCTGAATACCCAGATCGCGATCATTTTCGGCGTGACCACGGTGGCGTTGCTGTCGGTGCTGCGCGGTATCGATGGCGGGGTCAAGCTGCTCAGCAACATCAACATGGCGCTGGCCTTATTGCTGCTGGTCTTCGTGATTGCGGCCGGCGCAGGGCTGGGTATCTTTGCCCAGGCAGCCAGCACCGCGACGAGCTATCTTTCCAACTTGGTGCCCCTGAGTGGCTGGGCCGGGCGTGAAGACGACACCTTTCTGCACGGCTGGACCGTGTTCTACTGGGCCTGGTGGGTCTCGTGGTCGCCTTTTGTGGGCATGTTCATTGCGCGGATTTCGCGCGGGCGCACCATTCGCGAGTTCATGATCGCCGTGCTGCTGGTGCCCACCGCAGTCACCGTGATCTGGATGTCGGCGTTTGGCGGCGCTGCCCTGGAGCAGGTTCAGGGCGGTGTTGGCGAGCTGGCGGGCGGTATCGGTGATGTGTCACTGGCCTTGTTCCAGATGCTCGAACAACTGCCCTGGGCGGGAATAACCTCGTTCATGGCGATCATTCTGGTGCTGGTGTTTTTCGTAACCTCCTCAGACTCCGGTTCGCTGGTGATCGACAGCATCACCGCCGGTGGCAAGGTAGACGCGCCGGTGGCCCAGCGTGTGTTCTGGGCGGTTATGGAGGGCATGATTGCCGGCGCCTTGCTCTACGGCGGTGGCAAACAGGCGCTGGATGCCTTGCAAGCGGGTGCCATTTCCACCGGTCTTCCGTTTACAGTGTTGCTGCTGGTCATGTGCGTAAGCCTGTATCGCGGTTTGCGCCTGGATGTGCGCCACCGTATGGCGGCGGCCAGCAATAACTGA
- a CDS encoding PLDc N-terminal domain-containing protein codes for MNIEISGVFGLLILIADIWAILNIVQSRVSTVNKLIWIVVILLLPVLGLIIWWFAGPRDSSG; via the coding sequence ATGAACATCGAAATTTCCGGCGTCTTCGGCCTGCTGATCCTGATCGCGGATATCTGGGCGATCCTCAATATCGTGCAATCGCGCGTCTCCACCGTGAACAAACTCATATGGATCGTGGTGATCCTGCTGCTGCCGGTGCTGGGGCTGATCATCTGGTGGTTCGCCGGCCCACGCGACAGTTCCGGCTGA
- a CDS encoding AI-2E family transporter gives MSDTSGRDALPRAALYFLALLATAYTLHLAREMLLPLTLAVIFALLLTPLVTRMQTWRIPRPVSSLLLIASMLGVAGVGVAALSSSAMEWLQRVPEASEILMRELASMEREVSRMDDAGKSIDALTREIGVDDDSNGEQKVIIAEPGWRAELWVGMRNFAVFGGLSIILLFFLLSAGDQLVRRCAETFKDEKDRLRALRVARDAQLQMSRYLVTIAAVNTLLGLIVTLALWLLDFPDPALWGTMAAALRFVPYLGVSLTVAMLAVVGMVSYDTVWMMLAAPLGYLLFTSFVGQIIDPLVHGYRLRLDPIVVFVWIFFWGWIWGAPGVLLAVPLLTLLQVVCRHSTRLAPLAHILGDR, from the coding sequence ATGTCTGACACCTCCGGCCGCGACGCCCTGCCGCGCGCGGCCCTGTATTTCCTCGCCCTGCTGGCCACCGCTTATACCCTGCATCTGGCCCGCGAAATGCTCCTGCCACTGACCCTGGCGGTGATCTTTGCCCTGCTGCTGACCCCGCTGGTCACACGCATGCAGACCTGGCGCATACCGCGACCGGTCAGCTCGCTGCTGTTGATCGCAAGCATGCTGGGTGTGGCCGGTGTGGGCGTGGCCGCCTTGTCGTCCTCGGCCATGGAATGGCTGCAGCGTGTGCCCGAAGCCAGCGAAATCCTGATGCGCGAACTGGCCAGCATGGAGCGTGAGGTCAGCCGCATGGATGATGCCGGCAAGTCCATCGACGCCCTGACCCGTGAAATCGGTGTCGATGACGACAGCAATGGCGAGCAGAAAGTCATCATTGCCGAGCCTGGCTGGCGCGCCGAGCTGTGGGTTGGGATGCGCAATTTCGCCGTATTCGGCGGTCTCAGCATCATTCTGCTGTTCTTTTTGCTCAGCGCTGGCGACCAACTGGTCAGGCGATGCGCGGAGACCTTCAAGGATGAAAAAGACCGCTTGCGTGCCCTGCGCGTGGCACGTGACGCACAGCTACAGATGTCGCGTTATCTGGTCACTATCGCGGCGGTCAACACGCTGCTCGGGCTGATCGTGACCCTGGCCCTGTGGCTACTCGACTTTCCCGACCCGGCCCTGTGGGGCACGATGGCGGCGGCCCTGCGCTTTGTCCCCTATCTTGGGGTGTCGCTGACCGTGGCCATGCTCGCCGTGGTTGGCATGGTCAGCTATGACACGGTGTGGATGATGCTTGCCGCCCCGCTGGGCTATCTGCTGTTCACCTCGTTCGTCGGGCAGATCATCGACCCGCTGGTGCATGGCTACCGCCTGCGCCTGGACCCCATCGTGGTGTTCGTGTGGATTTTCTTCTGGGGCTGGATCTGGGGCGCGCCGGGGGTGCTGCTCGCGGTGCCGTTGCTGACTCTGCTGCAGGTGGTTTGTCGTCACTCCACGCGCCTGGCACCGCTGGCGCACATATTGGGAGACCGTTGA
- a CDS encoding amidoligase family protein yields the protein MSEFDCARYRASLWPQPPRTHSAEDKPRRMGIEIEFSGLGMERIADIIRKVLGGRIDQQSKYEYFLRDAEMGDFRGDFGIELDSEYMKKLGREHDPEAEVDDLENLAESVISLIAEQVVPFEVVSPPIPLPEVWRIDSVIQELREAGARGTRQAPLYAFGLHMNPELPDLHHSTVLAYLRAFLALFEWLVKRSEVDLSRRITPYIDPFPKAYMRLLLDVDYAPDMDQLIDDYLTHNPTRNRALDMLPLFRHIDEQRVINVVDDDRIKARPTFHYRLPNCQIDEPDWGLIRAWRDWLQVEALAADATRLDAVMQAWHKHSSGITGGLFEDWSKDCASFLLPELL from the coding sequence ATGTCCGAATTTGACTGCGCGCGCTATCGCGCCAGCCTGTGGCCGCAACCGCCACGCACGCACAGCGCCGAGGACAAACCACGTCGCATGGGCATCGAGATCGAATTCTCCGGGCTCGGCATGGAACGCATCGCCGACATCATCCGCAAGGTGCTCGGCGGACGCATCGATCAGCAATCCAAGTACGAGTATTTTCTGCGCGATGCCGAGATGGGCGATTTTCGCGGCGACTTCGGCATCGAGCTGGATTCGGAGTACATGAAGAAACTGGGTCGCGAGCACGACCCCGAGGCCGAAGTCGACGACCTGGAAAATCTCGCCGAAAGCGTGATTTCGCTGATCGCCGAACAGGTCGTACCGTTCGAGGTGGTCAGCCCGCCTATACCCCTTCCCGAAGTCTGGCGCATCGACAGCGTGATCCAGGAACTGCGTGAAGCCGGGGCGCGCGGCACCCGCCAGGCGCCGCTTTACGCCTTCGGACTGCACATGAACCCGGAGCTGCCGGATCTGCACCACAGCACCGTGCTGGCTTACCTGCGCGCCTTTCTGGCCCTGTTCGAGTGGCTGGTCAAACGCAGTGAAGTGGACCTCAGTCGGCGCATCACGCCGTACATTGATCCTTTCCCCAAAGCCTATATGCGGTTGTTGCTGGATGTGGACTATGCGCCCGACATGGATCAGCTGATCGATGACTACCTGACGCACAACCCAACCCGCAATCGCGCCCTGGACATGCTGCCGCTGTTCCGCCACATCGACGAGCAGCGGGTTATCAATGTGGTTGATGATGACCGCATCAAGGCCCGCCCGACCTTTCATTACCGCCTGCCCAACTGCCAGATCGATGAACCTGACTGGGGCCTGATCCGGGCCTGGCGCGACTGGCTGCAGGTCGAGGCGCTGGCCGCCGACGCAACGCGTCTGGATGCCGTGATGCAGGCCTGGCACAAGCACAGCAGCGGCATCACCGGAGGGCTGTTCGAGGATTGGTCCAAGGACTGCGCCAGCTTTTTGCTGCCTGAACTGCTTTGA
- a CDS encoding gamma-glutamyl-gamma-aminobutyrate hydrolase family protein produces the protein MSARPLIGVTGPDTRFPIAWWFIHWALHRVGAEALRLTPSRAQPPRPLDGMIISGGDDIDPGLYLPDAPDTAPMDAARDAFEIDTLKRVLDRDIPILGICRGAQLINVVLGGSLHTDLRRIRIKTSNRRTPFARKTLTLDPDSRLSHILGCQRTRINSLHHQAISALGEDLRVVGRDLDDIVQAVEHPGRRFLIGVQWHPEYLPLRREQRALFQALRDAAA, from the coding sequence TTGAGTGCACGCCCCCTGATCGGGGTGACGGGCCCCGACACACGCTTTCCGATTGCCTGGTGGTTCATCCACTGGGCGCTGCACCGGGTTGGCGCCGAGGCCCTGCGCCTGACCCCTTCGCGGGCGCAGCCGCCGCGCCCGCTGGATGGCATGATCATCAGTGGAGGCGACGACATCGACCCCGGCCTGTATCTGCCCGACGCACCCGACACCGCGCCCATGGATGCAGCCCGCGATGCATTCGAAATCGACACCCTCAAACGCGTCCTCGATCGTGACATTCCGATCCTCGGCATCTGCCGTGGCGCCCAGCTGATCAACGTGGTGCTGGGCGGCTCATTGCACACCGACCTGCGCCGCATCCGCATCAAGACATCCAATCGGCGCACCCCGTTTGCGCGCAAGACCCTGACGCTCGATCCGGACAGTCGCCTCAGCCACATACTCGGCTGCCAACGCACCCGCATCAACAGCCTGCATCATCAGGCAATTTCCGCGCTGGGCGAGGATCTGCGTGTGGTCGGGCGTGATCTCGACGACATCGTTCAGGCGGTGGAACATCCGGGACGGCGTTTTCTCATCGGCGTGCAATGGCACCCCGAATACCTGCCCCTGCGGCGCGAACAACGCGCGCTGTTCCAGGCCTTGCGCGACGCAGCGGCATGA